A genomic segment from Aegilops tauschii subsp. strangulata cultivar AL8/78 chromosome 1, Aet v6.0, whole genome shotgun sequence encodes:
- the LOC141027841 gene encoding uncharacterized protein encodes MDSPASTTTNSSNAFAGPTPSATAIRDLNIEARVPVRLDSSNSSYYAWMTYFSLVFREYYLTEHIDGSINGEYMKGDPEWSAIEATLIRWFYQTISKDIFHTVVVEDDGACAVWNKINALFTDNKLQRLVFLQQEFFSCHQDDSTIDDYCMRLKMLVDELHDIGVKVCDELMLSTLTAGLNENFDNAASNLTLLPEPTFQTVVVYLKLEERRMKKVKERV; translated from the coding sequence ATGGACTCCccggcatccaccaccaccaacaGCTCCAACGCCTTCGCCGGCCCCACACCCTCCGCCACCGCCATCCGCGATCTCAACATCGAGGCCCGCGTTCCCGTCCGCCTTGACAGCTCCAACTCCTCGTACTATGCATGGATGACCTACTTCAGCCTTGTCTTCCGCGAGTACTACCTCACCGAGCACAtcgatggctccatcaacggCGAGTACATGAAGGGCGACCCGGAGTGGTCCGCCATCGAGGCCACTCTCATCCGATGGTTCTACCAAACCATCTCGAAGGACATCTTCCACACGGTTGTCGTCGAGGACGATGGTGCTTGCGCCGTGTGGAACAAGATCAACGCGCTCTTCACCGACAACAAACTTCAGCGCCTTGTTTTCTTGCAGCAAGAGTTCTTCAGTTGCCATCAGGATGACTCCACCATCGATGACTACTGCATGCGGCTCAAGATGCTCGTCGACGAACTTCATGACATTGGCGTGAAAGTCTGCGACGAGCTCATGCTTAGTACTCTCACCGCTGGTCTCAATGAAAACTTCGACAACGCCGCCTCCAATCTCACCCTGTTGCCTGAGCCTACTTTTCAGACCGTCGTCGTGTACTTGAAGTTGGAGGAACGACGGATGAAGAAGGTCAAGGAGCGGGTGTAG